A genomic stretch from Mya arenaria isolate MELC-2E11 chromosome 10, ASM2691426v1 includes:
- the LOC128206181 gene encoding BICD family-like cargo adapter 2 isoform X2: MASNQIQCEICFNENAVGYCKTCGNVGITCIGVHKTVQVFQTHNVSLNEENIDNPTVTKRDIAEDRCKQHPTERTRFLCEIHDSLICGRCFHSEHSSCVEEVVDLFHGNISIDCNKINSMKSLFTELKAEILFLKDEAEHSRESNKDNADKCVDECMELGNKIKQRVDVLTRNIKDGIREKYEDNMNTYSHITKTCDEKTKWCDNEESKIDDFVDNKMAGRLYLVSRSFESEVSDARSHIKEIKHKHTFKGIDFKENKVILKCVFEKLGEVCEQHEEVTGSDEVHANDVDAFITGTSNVSLTTRRELGALLKKSRNEFDESEKLQTRQSLRDELKQVQYDLDNSEKTTQSLRDEVQQKYHDLDNSAKTRRELGALLKKARNELDESEKTIQSLRDEVQQKCHDLDNSEKTRRELGALLKKAGNELDESEKTRQSLRDELKQVQNDLDNSEKTIQSLRDEVQQKCHDLDNSEKTRRELGALLKKARNELDESEKARMDIEPELKGTTEALNRVERERAILQSKFAHINEHLKWTQPTGTIRVNASREILDYGKPSITVLVFTFPDGIQMTPYGSPGKPYTGVSFRGRLSSDHEGELLCRMLKAAFRRGLMFILGKRGEVDLDGVSLYNGAVYHNRYSLSQDYYD; this comes from the exons ATGGCATCAAATCAGATTCAGTGTGAAATATGCTTTAACGAAAATGCAGTTGGATATTGCAAAACCTGTGGAAACGTTGGAATAACTTGTATAGGTGTTCACAAGACAGTACAGGTGTTTCAAACTCACAATGTCAGTTTGAATGAGGAAAATATTGATAACCCAACGGTCACTAAGCGTGACATCGCCGAAGATAGATGTAAGCAGCATCCGACAGAGAGAACGAGATTTCTATGTGAAATTCATGATTCTTTGATTTGTGGTAGATGCTTTCATTCGGAACATTCTTCTTGCGTTGAAGAGGTTGTCGACTTATTTCATGGAAATATAAGCATTGATTGCAATAAAATCAACTCAATGAAGTCACTGTTCACTGAGTTGAAAGCTGaaattctgtttttgaaagacgAGGCAGAACACAGTAGGGAAAGCAACAAGGATAATGCTGATAAATGTGTGGATGAGTGTATGGAActaggaaataaaataaaacaaagggtaGATGTATTGACAAGAAACATTAAAGACGGAATAAGAGAGAAATATGAAGACAATATGAACACCTACTCCCATATTACTAAGACGTGCGATGAGAAAACCAAGTGGTGTGACAATGAAGAAAgtaaaattgatgattttgttgacaataaaatgGCTGGGCGCTTGTACCTCGTGAGTAGAAGTTTTGAGAGTGAGGTCTCGGACGCTCGATCCCACATCAAAGAaatcaaacacaaacacacgTTTAAAGGGATTgactttaaagaaaacaaagtaattcttaaatgtgtgtttgagaaattggggGAAGTTTGTGAACAACACGAAGAAGTTACAGGAAGCGACGAAGTACATGCCAACGATGTTGACGCATTCATCACAGGAACAAGCAATGTATCGCTTACT ACACGGCGAGAGCTCGGTGCATTGTTGAAAAAGTCAAGAAATGAATTTGACGAATCAGAAAAG TTACAGACAAGACAGTCACTGCGTGATGAGTTGAAACAAGTACAATACGACCTGGATAATTCAGAAAAG ACAACACAGTCTCTGCGTGATGAGGTACAACAAAAGTATCACGACCTAGATAATTCAGCAAAG ACACGGCGAGAGCTCGGTGCATTGTTGAAAAAGGCAAGAAATGAATTAGACGAATCAGAAAAG ACAATACAGTCTCTGCGTGATGAGGTACAACAAAAGTGTCACGACCTAGATAATTCAGAAAAG ACACGGCGAGAGCTCGGTGCATTGTTGAAAAAGGCAGGAAATGAATTAGACGAATCAGAAAAG ACAAGACAGTCACTGCGTGATGAGTTGAAACAAGTACAAAACGACCTGGATAATTCAGAAAAG ACAATACAGTCTCTGCGTGATGAGGTACAACAAAAGTGTCACGACCTAGATAATTCAGAAAAG ACACGGCGAGAGCTCGGTGCATTGTTGAAAAAGGCAAGAAATGAATTAGACGAATCAGAAAAG GCACGAATGGATATCGAACCGGAGTTAAAAGGAACGACAGAAGCCTTGAATCGAGTTGAAAGG GAAAGAGCAATACTCCAGTCGAAGTTTGCACACATTAACGAACACTTGAAAT ggACGCAACCCACTGGGACAATAAGGGTCAATGCCAGCAGAGAAATATTGGATTATGGCAAACCATCTATAACCGTGTTGGTTTTTACCTTCCCGGATGGCATTCAGATG ACGCCCTATGGGTCCCCGGGAAAACCGTATACAGGAGTCAGTTTCAGAGGACGCTTGAGTAGCGACCATGAGGGCGAGCTGCTATGTAGAATGTTAAAGGCGGCGTTCAGAAGAGGGCTGATGTTCATCTTAGGGAAGAGAGGAGAAGTTGACCTGGATGGCGTCTCATTGTATAATGGTGCAGTGTATCATAACCG ctatAGTTTAAGTCAGGATTACTATGACTAA
- the LOC128206181 gene encoding BICD family-like cargo adapter 2 isoform X1: MASNQIQCEICFNENAVGYCKTCGNVGITCIGVHKTVQVFQTHNVSLNEENIDNPTVTKRDIAEDRCKQHPTERTRFLCEIHDSLICGRCFHSEHSSCVEEVVDLFHGNISIDCNKINSMKSLFTELKAEILFLKDEAEHSRESNKDNADKCVDECMELGNKIKQRVDVLTRNIKDGIREKYEDNMNTYSHITKTCDEKTKWCDNEESKIDDFVDNKMAGRLYLVSRSFESEVSDARSHIKEIKHKHTFKGIDFKENKVILKCVFEKLGEVCEQHEEVTGSDEVHANDVDAFITGTSNVSLTTRRELGALLKKSRNEFDESEKLQTRQSLRDELKQVQYDLDNSEKTTQSLRDEVQQKYHDLDNSAKTRRELGALLKKARNELDESEKTRQSLRDELKQVQNDLDNSEKTIQSLRDEVQQKCHDLDNSEKTRRELGALLKKAGNELDESEKTRQSLRDELKQVQNDLDNSEKTIQSLRDEVQQKCHDLDNSEKTRRELGALLKKARNELDESEKARMDIEPELKGTTEALNRVERERAILQSKFAHINEHLKWTQPTGTIRVNASREILDYGKPSITVLVFTFPDGIQMTPYGSPGKPYTGVSFRGRLSSDHEGELLCRMLKAAFRRGLMFILGKRGEVDLDGVSLYNGAVYHNRYSLSQDYYD; encoded by the exons ATGGCATCAAATCAGATTCAGTGTGAAATATGCTTTAACGAAAATGCAGTTGGATATTGCAAAACCTGTGGAAACGTTGGAATAACTTGTATAGGTGTTCACAAGACAGTACAGGTGTTTCAAACTCACAATGTCAGTTTGAATGAGGAAAATATTGATAACCCAACGGTCACTAAGCGTGACATCGCCGAAGATAGATGTAAGCAGCATCCGACAGAGAGAACGAGATTTCTATGTGAAATTCATGATTCTTTGATTTGTGGTAGATGCTTTCATTCGGAACATTCTTCTTGCGTTGAAGAGGTTGTCGACTTATTTCATGGAAATATAAGCATTGATTGCAATAAAATCAACTCAATGAAGTCACTGTTCACTGAGTTGAAAGCTGaaattctgtttttgaaagacgAGGCAGAACACAGTAGGGAAAGCAACAAGGATAATGCTGATAAATGTGTGGATGAGTGTATGGAActaggaaataaaataaaacaaagggtaGATGTATTGACAAGAAACATTAAAGACGGAATAAGAGAGAAATATGAAGACAATATGAACACCTACTCCCATATTACTAAGACGTGCGATGAGAAAACCAAGTGGTGTGACAATGAAGAAAgtaaaattgatgattttgttgacaataaaatgGCTGGGCGCTTGTACCTCGTGAGTAGAAGTTTTGAGAGTGAGGTCTCGGACGCTCGATCCCACATCAAAGAaatcaaacacaaacacacgTTTAAAGGGATTgactttaaagaaaacaaagtaattcttaaatgtgtgtttgagaaattggggGAAGTTTGTGAACAACACGAAGAAGTTACAGGAAGCGACGAAGTACATGCCAACGATGTTGACGCATTCATCACAGGAACAAGCAATGTATCGCTTACT ACACGGCGAGAGCTCGGTGCATTGTTGAAAAAGTCAAGAAATGAATTTGACGAATCAGAAAAG TTACAGACAAGACAGTCACTGCGTGATGAGTTGAAACAAGTACAATACGACCTGGATAATTCAGAAAAG ACAACACAGTCTCTGCGTGATGAGGTACAACAAAAGTATCACGACCTAGATAATTCAGCAAAG ACACGGCGAGAGCTCGGTGCATTGTTGAAAAAGGCAAGAAATGAATTAGACGAATCAGAAAAG ACAAGACAGTCACTGCGTGATGAGTTGAAACAAGTACAAAACGACCTGGATAATTCAGAAAAG ACAATACAGTCTCTGCGTGATGAGGTACAACAAAAGTGTCACGACCTAGATAATTCAGAAAAG ACACGGCGAGAGCTCGGTGCATTGTTGAAAAAGGCAGGAAATGAATTAGACGAATCAGAAAAG ACAAGACAGTCACTGCGTGATGAGTTGAAACAAGTACAAAACGACCTGGATAATTCAGAAAAG ACAATACAGTCTCTGCGTGATGAGGTACAACAAAAGTGTCACGACCTAGATAATTCAGAAAAG ACACGGCGAGAGCTCGGTGCATTGTTGAAAAAGGCAAGAAATGAATTAGACGAATCAGAAAAG GCACGAATGGATATCGAACCGGAGTTAAAAGGAACGACAGAAGCCTTGAATCGAGTTGAAAGG GAAAGAGCAATACTCCAGTCGAAGTTTGCACACATTAACGAACACTTGAAAT ggACGCAACCCACTGGGACAATAAGGGTCAATGCCAGCAGAGAAATATTGGATTATGGCAAACCATCTATAACCGTGTTGGTTTTTACCTTCCCGGATGGCATTCAGATG ACGCCCTATGGGTCCCCGGGAAAACCGTATACAGGAGTCAGTTTCAGAGGACGCTTGAGTAGCGACCATGAGGGCGAGCTGCTATGTAGAATGTTAAAGGCGGCGTTCAGAAGAGGGCTGATGTTCATCTTAGGGAAGAGAGGAGAAGTTGACCTGGATGGCGTCTCATTGTATAATGGTGCAGTGTATCATAACCG ctatAGTTTAAGTCAGGATTACTATGACTAA